The sequence CGAATCGAACCTTTATCGTGTCATCGCGAAAAATGCGCTGTTCTTGCGAGCTGATCTAACGGGCGCGCAGCTCGTCGCCGCCAACTTGGAAGGTGCCTGCTTCATGAAAGCCAAGCTCCCTCGAGCCGATTTCAAAGGGGCCAATCTTTTCCGAGCGGACATGCTGCGCGCCATGGGTGACGACAAGACGAGCTTTCATGATGCCAACGTCAAACAAATTCGCGTTTCGCCGAAAGATGCGGCATCCTCGCCGAATACCGTAGACCCCAGCGCGCGCCTGCGTGCCGCCAAACCGCCCGCAGGAGCATGAACGTGGACAAAACCGAGCTCGAGCTGGCCATCAAAAGCGGTGAAATCATCACCGAAGTCGATCTTTCGGGTGGCGACTATTCGGGTACCGATCTCTCCGGCGCAATCTTTGAAAAAGTATCCTTCCGAGGCGCAAACCTCGAGCGGTGCCTCTTCAAAGAAAGCATGCTCAGCGAATGCGACTTCGAAGACGTGCGAATGAGCGATGCGAACCTTCGTCACGCCGCCGTCCATCGATCGAATTTTCGCAAAGCGGATGTTCGCCGCAGCTACATGGGCGTCGCCAAATTCTATCAATCCGACTTGACGGAGGCGAATCTCACGGGCTCGGATCTCGTCATTGGTGGTTTGGCCGAATGTAACCTCACTCGAACGGACCTCTCCGAAACGAACCTCGATCGGGCAGCCATCGTCGATTCCACGGTCACGGGCATTCGATTCGCACGTGCTCGGCTGAAACAAACGACGCTTTACAAGGCGGATTTGTCCGAGGCTGACTTCACCGACGCACGATTCGAAAATACACTTTTCATCATGTCGAAGCTTCGGGGCAAAAGTTTTGCCGGAATGGATTTGACGCTATCGCAATTCATCGATGGGGACCTCGAAGGCACATCGTTCGAGGGCGCGATCGTCAGGCAATGCAACTTCATGCGAGCGAACCTCGAAGGCGCATGTTTTGACAAGGCCGACGGTTTGCAGGCCATTTTCGTGGAAGCCAAACTTTCTCGCGCCAGTTTCAAGAAAGCCGTGCTCACGCGAAGCCTTTTCGTCGATGCTCGGCTCGACCTCGCCGACTTTTCGGAATCCACCATCAACGAAGCCATCTTTCATCGAGCCCAATGCGAAGCCGCCAAGTTCGTGGGATGCGATTTGACGTATGCAGATTTCACGCATGCCGACGTATCGGCAGCGGATTTCTCGAATGCCAAGGTGTTTCGGACGCGTTTCCA is a genomic window of Polyangiaceae bacterium containing:
- a CDS encoding pentapeptide repeat-containing protein: MDKTELELAIKSGEIITEVDLSGGDYSGTDLSGAIFEKVSFRGANLERCLFKESMLSECDFEDVRMSDANLRHAAVHRSNFRKADVRRSYMGVAKFYQSDLTEANLTGSDLVIGGLAECNLTRTDLSETNLDRAAIVDSTVTGIRFARARLKQTTLYKADLSEADFTDARFENTLFIMSKLRGKSFAGMDLTLSQFIDGDLEGTSFEGAIVRQCNFMRANLEGACFDKADGLQAIFVEAKLSRASFKKAVLTRSLFVDARLDLADFSESTINEAIFHRAQCEAAKFVGCDLTYADFTHADVSAADFSNAKVFRTRFHRVKDKDTLWCSRLAALGDEPDVAESEDWNPPY